The sequence CGGCAGGCCCCGGCTGCCGATGATGAGCTGCCGCACGACGTTGCGCAGCTGGCGCACGTTGCCAGGCCAGCCGTAGCGCACCAGCCGCACGGCCAGCGACGCGGGCAGCCAGGGCTCTGCGCGCGGGTCCGTGGCCGTCAGGGGGCTGGACTCGCCGGTGGTCTCCAGCTCCTGCCGCGCGAAGTACATGAACAGCGGGCCCAGGTCCTCGCGCCGCGCGCGCAGGGGCGGCATGTGGATTTCGTAGCCCGCGAGCCGGTGCAGCAGCGGCGCCTTGAAGAGCCGCTCCTGGATGCGCGCCTCCAGGTCCGAGTCCGTCGCGGACACCAGCCGCACGTCCACGGGCACCGGCGTGTGGCCACCCACGGGGTAGACTTCGCCCGTCTCCAGCACGCGCAGGAGCGCGGCCTGCACCTCGGGCGGGGCCTCGCCCACCTCGTCGAGGAAGAGGGTGCCGCCCTGGGCCGCGCGGAAGAAGCCCTCGCGGTCCCTGGTGGCGCCGGTGTACGCGCCGCGCTGCGCGCCGAACAGCTCGGCGGAGACGAGCTCCTTCGCCAGCGCGCCCAGGTTGACGCTCACGAAGGGGCCGGCGCGGCGGGGGCCCAGGTCGTGGATGGCGCGCGCCACCAGCTCCTTGCCCGTGCCCGTCTCGCCCCGGATGAGCACGGGGACCTTCAGGTCCGCGACGCGGCGGATGTCCTCGCGCACCTGGCGGATGCCCTCGGCCTGACCGACGATGCCCAGGTCCGGCGGCGTGGGCTCGCGCCAGGCCGAGGCGAGGTGGAGCAGCAGCACCACGCGGTCCGCGAGCACCAGCGGCACGCCCGCGGTCAGCTCCTCGGGGGAGAACTCGCGCGCGCCCTGCACCGGCACGTCCGCCACCCACACCCGCGTCCCGTTCTCCGGCACCACCAGCCGCAGGTGGCCCTTCGACGCGGGCTCGAAGTGGATGGGCGTGCGGCTGATGAACGGGTCGCCCAGAGGCTGTGTCACCAGCCCGCCCGGGCGGGTGAACTCCGGCGCGTTGCGCGACAGGGCCGCCGGGCGCCCGGAGGTGGCCAGCGACTCCAGCAGCAGCTGCTCGCCGATGCGCTGGGGATGCGGATGCGAGATGACGGTGAGCGCCGGAATCACGCGCTGGGCGGGCGATTCCCGTCCGTGCGAGTGTTCGGCGGTCTGCGACGTGTCGTCGGAGAGCTTCTGCTGCATGAGGGGTCCCGAGTCTCCGCGTCCTGTATCAGCAATCCAGGCGGCGCCCTATCGGATCTCCGCGGCCGTGGAGGTGGGGTGTGACGACAGCCATTGGGAAATCTCCGTGGCCTTCCGTTCCTGCCCCATCTTTCCGTAATGCTCGTGGGCCTGGGTGGCCAGCTCCCGGGCGCGAGGGCGGTCGGTGTTGGCATCCCACAGCGCCCGCGCCAGCGCCCATCGCGCCTCCGGACGCACGCGGATGGAGACATGCTCGAGCGCCTGCTCCAGCAGGGGCACGGCGGCGGCGGGCTGGTGACGGGCGAGGTGCAGCTCGCCCAGGCCGAGCCGCGCGAGGGCGAGGAGGCGTGGGTCCTCGGCCTCGAGCTTCTCCCCGGCGGCCAGGGCCTTCTGGAGCTGGCGCGCGGCGTCATCCCACCGGCCCAGCCGCACCAGCGTGCGTCCGAGGAGGGCGCTCACCTGGGCGGCCTCGGAGGGGTCTCCTCCCTGGACCTTCTCGTGCAGCGCCAGGGCGCGCTCGAACTCCTCGCGCGCCTTCACGTCCTGGCCCATGGCCGCGCGGACCTCTCCGATGCTGGCGTGCGAGTGGGCGAGGCTCGGGTGCGTGTCACCCAGCGTCGCCTGCCGCAGCGCGAGGGCGCGCTCGTGGTGCTCCAGCGCCGCCTCCAGGTGGCCGCGCGCGAGCAGCACGTCGCCCAGGTTGGCGAGCGAGGACGCCACCATGGGGTGGTCGGCGCCCAGCAGCTTGCGCCGCATGGCCAGGGCGCGCTCGTAGAGGGCCTGGGCCTTCTCGTACTCGCCCAGTTCCTCGTGGACGATGCCCAGGTTGTTGAGCGTCACGGCGATGGTGGGGTGCTCGGCGCCGAGCGCTTCCTCCTTCAGCGCGAGGGCCCGCTGGAAGTAGCCGGTCGCCTGCGCGTACTGCCCCTGGTCCATGAGGACGTTGCCCAGGCCGTTGAGCACGCGCGACAGGTTGAGCTTGTCCGGCTTCTGGGCGCGTTCCATGAGTGTGAGGGCACGCTCGTAGGACTCCTGGCTGCGCGCGTAGTCGCCGGTCATCCAGCGCACGTTGCCCACTGTCTCCAGCGCCAGCGCGAGGAGCTGTTCGTCGCCCAGCCGCTCCGCCGCCGCCATCATCGGCAGCTCCAGCCACAGGGCCTCGGCGTAGCGGGACTGGCGCGCGCCCACCTCGGTGACGAGGAGGCTCCAGGCCTGGGACTCCAGCACCGCGTCCCGGCCCTGCGCCGCCTGGATGAGCGCCTCGCGCAGGCGCATCTCCGCGCCCTTGTAGTCGCCCGCGCCGTCCAGGTGCATGGCGTGCCAGAAGAGTGTCTGCCCGTGCGCGGGAGGGTAGCCCAGCGCCACGAGCTGGGGCCGCAGCTCCTCCGCGAGCGCGAGCCCCTCCTTGTACTTGCCCGCGCGGTGGAGCGCTTCGAGCCTGTCTTCGAGAGGCTGGAAGGCCTCGACGCGAGCGCGCACCGCCGGGTCCTCGGGCGGTGGCACGGAGGCGGTGAGCAGGCGCGCGTCCGCGCAGTCACTCAAGGGCGGCAGCGACTGCACGGCCTGCGCGGCCTTGTCCACCAGCTTCTCGTCG comes from Pyxidicoccus parkwaysis and encodes:
- a CDS encoding sigma 54-interacting transcriptional regulator, translated to MQQKLSDDTSQTAEHSHGRESPAQRVIPALTVISHPHPQRIGEQLLLESLATSGRPAALSRNAPEFTRPGGLVTQPLGDPFISRTPIHFEPASKGHLRLVVPENGTRVWVADVPVQGAREFSPEELTAGVPLVLADRVVLLLHLASAWREPTPPDLGIVGQAEGIRQVREDIRRVADLKVPVLIRGETGTGKELVARAIHDLGPRRAGPFVSVNLGALAKELVSAELFGAQRGAYTGATRDREGFFRAAQGGTLFLDEVGEAPPEVQAALLRVLETGEVYPVGGHTPVPVDVRLVSATDSDLEARIQERLFKAPLLHRLAGYEIHMPPLRARREDLGPLFMYFARQELETTGESSPLTATDPRAEPWLPASLAVRLVRYGWPGNVRQLRNVVRQLIIGSRGLPHLRVDARLEQTLDGDAQPVPGKEPAPSSAAAAHDTPEAKPTRRKPSEVSEQELLEALRACSWDLKATADWLGIPRPSVYVLIDKSSLLRTARDLSPEEITRCFHECEGDLDKMVQRLEVSKRALQRRLRELGLGNS
- a CDS encoding serine/threonine-protein kinase is translated as MSPLRPGGAADANVPEETLTLGPSTGPGREDSAHSGSHSGSDETQDTSRPGGIASPPPGRVLADRYTVLGMLGHGGMGLVVSAYDVRLNRRVALKLLRPVWSLDSQDESQVRLLREAQAMARLNHPNVVHVYDSGRLEDDSVFIAMEFVEGQTLGQWLRQQQRPWREVLRAFLDAGRGLVAAHAAGLVHRDFKPENVLVGEDGRIRVTDFGLAQAAHGAGMEEPKPDAQAPLPRTWMEPLTESGKVLGTPRFMAPEQLQGNAVDARSDVYGFCVALYEALYGVRPFPGDTFGALLEARLEERVIPPPPDSEVPVWVARAVLRGLKANPLLRHGSMRELLAELENDPEQRRRALVRAGALASGVVLLGVAAIWGWVRQEPAESACVGMERRLTGVWDATLAKRLEDVLVGTGLPQARDTSSRVARMLDAYSEEWVKQRTEACELARQEGSAQPQRLGALREVCLERRRGQLGALTELLVKESDEKLVDKAAQAVQSLPPLSDCADARLLTASVPPPEDPAVRARVEAFQPLEDRLEALHRAGKYKEGLALAEELRPQLVALGYPPAHGQTLFWHAMHLDGAGDYKGAEMRLREALIQAAQGRDAVLESQAWSLLVTEVGARQSRYAEALWLELPMMAAAERLGDEQLLALALETVGNVRWMTGDYARSQESYERALTLMERAQKPDKLNLSRVLNGLGNVLMDQGQYAQATGYFQRALALKEEALGAEHPTIAVTLNNLGIVHEELGEYEKAQALYERALAMRRKLLGADHPMVASSLANLGDVLLARGHLEAALEHHERALALRQATLGDTHPSLAHSHASIGEVRAAMGQDVKAREEFERALALHEKVQGGDPSEAAQVSALLGRTLVRLGRWDDAARQLQKALAAGEKLEAEDPRLLALARLGLGELHLARHQPAAAVPLLEQALEHVSIRVRPEARWALARALWDANTDRPRARELATQAHEHYGKMGQERKATEISQWLSSHPTSTAAEIR